Proteins encoded by one window of Filimonas effusa:
- the polA gene encoding DNA polymerase I, giving the protein MTKKLFLLDAMALIYRAYYALIRSPRITTTGRNTNAQFGFTNTLFDLINKEKPTHLAVCFDTHAPTERHTDFSDYKANRQEAPEDLLASIPDIQRIIRGFNIPCVELDGYEADDVIGTLAWQAADAGYEVYMVTPDKDYGQLLIHPHVYIYRPPYMGSKEEILDAKKVCEKWDIARVEQVVDILGLMGDAVDNIPGIAGVGEKTAAKLLKEYDTLENVLENADNIKGALGEKVRKGKESAIISKKLATIITNVPVQFHEENFMLKEWNSKELIDVFTELEFKTLGKRILGETFNAFQSAPAGVQTDLFGNVVESAAPAPKAEVEEAAATGFQADKNINNTLHSYSLLDTPEKIKEFITVALQQTEICFDTETTNIDANEAQLVGLSFSFSPHEAYYIPCPANQQQTKAILALLNELFSQPQITWIGQNLKYDLLVLKWYNVELKGALYDTMLAHYVVEPEGRRSMDLLSAQYLGYEPVHIEELIGKKGKNQGNMRDVEIERVKDYAAEDADITLQLKQALHPLLKEKDVEKVFYEVENPLVKVLTDMEFEGITVDVDFLREYSKELEREAKQFEQNVFTAAGVPFNLSSPKQLGEILFERLKIDPKAKKTKTGQYATGEDVLLKLAANNPIVSDILGYRELTKLRSTYVEALPQLLNSKTGRVHTSYAQAVAVTGRLSSNNPNLQNIPIRTDRGREIRKAFIPRDEKHTLVSADYSQIELRIVAAISGDPNMCEAFKLGKDIHTATAAKVFGIKDEEVTKEQRYRAKGVNFGIIYGQSAFGLADNLGISRSEAKEIIDNYKKEFSGITRYMDSTINFAKENGYVQTLMGRKRWLRDINSSNFTVRGFAERNAINSPIQGTAADMIKMAMIRIHAAMQKEKLRSKMLLQVHDELVFDALIEELDVLKPLILENMKAALPLPNEVPVEAELGVGQNWLEAH; this is encoded by the coding sequence ATGACAAAAAAATTGTTTCTGCTCGACGCTATGGCGCTCATCTATCGCGCCTATTATGCGCTTATCCGTAGCCCCCGTATTACCACCACCGGAAGAAACACCAACGCCCAGTTCGGATTCACCAATACTTTATTCGACCTCATCAATAAAGAAAAACCTACTCACCTGGCTGTTTGTTTCGATACACATGCGCCAACTGAGCGCCATACCGATTTCTCCGACTATAAAGCCAACAGGCAGGAAGCCCCTGAAGACCTCCTTGCTTCCATTCCCGATATTCAGCGTATCATACGCGGGTTTAATATCCCCTGCGTTGAACTCGACGGTTATGAAGCCGACGACGTTATTGGTACGCTCGCCTGGCAGGCCGCCGACGCCGGGTACGAAGTATATATGGTGACGCCCGATAAAGACTATGGCCAGTTACTCATTCATCCGCATGTCTATATTTACCGCCCGCCATACATGGGCAGCAAAGAGGAGATCCTCGATGCTAAAAAGGTTTGTGAAAAATGGGACATCGCCCGGGTAGAACAGGTAGTGGATATCCTGGGACTTATGGGCGATGCCGTTGATAATATCCCCGGTATCGCAGGAGTAGGAGAAAAAACCGCCGCCAAGCTGCTGAAAGAATACGATACACTGGAAAACGTTTTGGAGAATGCCGATAATATCAAAGGCGCCCTGGGCGAAAAGGTACGCAAAGGCAAAGAAAGCGCTATCATCAGTAAAAAACTGGCGACCATTATTACCAACGTGCCCGTTCAGTTCCATGAAGAAAATTTCATGCTGAAAGAATGGAATAGCAAAGAATTGATTGACGTATTCACCGAACTGGAATTCAAGACACTCGGGAAAAGGATCCTCGGTGAAACTTTTAATGCCTTCCAGTCTGCCCCCGCGGGCGTTCAAACAGACCTCTTTGGCAATGTCGTGGAATCTGCCGCCCCTGCACCCAAAGCAGAAGTGGAAGAAGCCGCTGCAACGGGTTTCCAGGCCGATAAGAACATTAACAATACGCTTCATTCATACAGCCTGCTCGATACGCCTGAAAAAATAAAGGAATTCATTACTGTAGCCTTGCAGCAAACAGAGATCTGCTTCGACACCGAAACCACAAATATCGATGCCAATGAGGCACAGCTGGTAGGACTTAGCTTCTCGTTTTCACCACACGAAGCCTACTATATACCATGCCCGGCCAACCAGCAACAAACCAAAGCCATCCTCGCCCTGCTGAACGAATTGTTCAGCCAGCCGCAGATCACGTGGATTGGACAAAACCTGAAATACGATCTCCTGGTACTCAAATGGTACAATGTAGAACTGAAAGGTGCTTTGTACGATACCATGCTGGCCCACTATGTAGTGGAACCGGAAGGACGAAGGAGCATGGACCTGTTAAGCGCCCAGTACCTCGGCTATGAACCCGTTCACATCGAAGAGCTCATTGGCAAAAAAGGAAAGAACCAGGGCAACATGCGCGATGTGGAAATTGAAAGGGTAAAAGACTACGCCGCAGAAGACGCCGATATTACACTTCAGCTGAAACAGGCCTTGCACCCGCTGCTAAAAGAAAAAGATGTAGAGAAAGTATTTTACGAAGTGGAAAACCCGCTCGTAAAAGTGCTCACTGATATGGAGTTTGAAGGCATCACGGTAGACGTTGACTTCCTTAGAGAATACTCCAAAGAATTGGAGCGCGAAGCCAAACAGTTTGAACAAAATGTATTTACAGCAGCAGGAGTGCCTTTTAACCTTTCCTCCCCTAAACAACTTGGAGAAATTCTTTTCGAAAGATTGAAGATCGACCCCAAAGCAAAAAAGACAAAGACCGGCCAATACGCAACCGGTGAAGATGTATTGCTAAAGCTGGCCGCAAATAATCCAATAGTCTCCGATATCCTGGGCTACCGCGAGTTAACAAAACTGCGCTCAACATACGTCGAAGCATTGCCGCAACTTCTCAACAGCAAAACCGGCAGGGTACATACTTCCTATGCCCAGGCTGTTGCCGTTACAGGCCGTTTAAGCAGTAACAATCCCAACCTGCAGAATATTCCTATCCGCACCGACCGGGGCCGTGAAATCCGTAAAGCGTTCATCCCAAGAGATGAAAAGCATACCTTGGTAAGCGCCGACTATTCCCAGATAGAATTACGCATAGTTGCTGCCATAAGCGGCGATCCCAATATGTGCGAAGCCTTTAAACTGGGCAAAGACATTCATACCGCCACAGCAGCCAAAGTATTTGGTATCAAAGATGAGGAAGTAACCAAAGAACAGCGTTACCGGGCCAAGGGGGTCAACTTCGGTATCATTTACGGCCAAAGCGCATTTGGCCTGGCCGATAACCTTGGCATCAGCCGCTCCGAAGCAAAAGAGATCATCGATAACTACAAGAAAGAGTTCTCAGGTATCACCCGCTATATGGATAGCACCATCAACTTCGCAAAAGAGAATGGATACGTACAAACGCTGATGGGGCGTAAACGCTGGCTCAGGGATATTAATTCCTCCAACTTCACCGTGCGTGGTTTTGCTGAGCGTAACGCCATTAACTCACCTATTCAGGGTACCGCCGCAGATATGATTAAAATGGCGATGATCCGTATTCATGCCGCCATGCAAAAAGAAAAACTCCGCAGCAAAATGCTCTTGCAGGTACATGACGAATTGGTGTTTGATGCACTTATCGAAGAACTGGATGTGCTTAAACCACTCATCCTCGAAAATATGAAAGCCGCCCTGCCGCTGCCAAACGAAGTTCCCGTTGAAGCAGAACTGGGCGTAGGACAAAACTGGCTCGAAGCCCACTAA
- the glk gene encoding glucokinase, which produces MIRIAFNNSSSDSRDHRKVLAADVGGTKVNMALCHVKDKSVEVLHEVKYASQDYKSFNDIIGAFLAEEGVEKPDTIGIGVAGPVIDNRVELTNLSWVISAEELALRTGVKHVAIINDLEATAYGLTCLSEEDVCTLHPGETWHAGNGAIIAPGTGLGEAGLFWDGKGYHPFATEGGHCEFAPREEIDAQLFSYLKIKHRRVSWEHVVAGPGIYRIYYFLRDVLNREEPEWLRKEIKEKGDPSAVISKAGLEKKAPICEEVMQLYVQQLAREASILVQKMKATGGLFIGGGIPPKILPLLQEPLFYETFRDCGRMQDLVEKVPVRVILNDKTALYGAAFYGAYAWQ; this is translated from the coding sequence TTGATACGAATAGCATTTAACAACAGTAGCTCGGATTCCCGTGATCATCGCAAAGTACTTGCTGCCGATGTTGGCGGTACTAAAGTGAATATGGCGCTCTGCCATGTGAAAGACAAAAGTGTGGAAGTATTGCACGAAGTGAAATATGCTTCACAGGACTATAAATCGTTTAATGATATCATCGGGGCCTTCCTTGCTGAAGAAGGGGTGGAAAAACCCGACACCATCGGTATCGGCGTCGCAGGTCCTGTTATCGACAACAGGGTGGAACTTACCAATCTTAGCTGGGTGATAAGCGCCGAAGAACTGGCGCTCAGAACCGGCGTTAAGCATGTAGCTATTATCAACGATCTTGAAGCTACTGCTTACGGGCTTACCTGCCTCTCCGAAGAAGACGTATGCACGCTTCATCCGGGCGAAACATGGCATGCCGGTAACGGCGCTATTATTGCCCCTGGTACAGGGCTTGGCGAAGCAGGTTTGTTCTGGGATGGTAAAGGTTATCATCCTTTTGCTACCGAAGGTGGCCACTGCGAATTTGCTCCGCGCGAAGAAATCGACGCACAGTTGTTTTCTTACCTGAAAATAAAACACCGCCGCGTAAGCTGGGAACATGTAGTGGCAGGACCCGGCATCTACCGTATTTACTATTTCCTCCGCGACGTGCTTAACAGGGAAGAACCTGAATGGCTGCGTAAGGAAATAAAAGAAAAAGGTGACCCCTCTGCTGTCATCAGTAAAGCCGGGCTGGAAAAGAAAGCCCCTATATGCGAAGAGGTCATGCAGTTATATGTACAGCAACTGGCGCGTGAAGCCAGCATCCTGGTTCAAAAAATGAAAGCCACAGGTGGTTTGTTCATCGGTGGAGGTATTCCTCCAAAGATCCTGCCCCTGCTGCAGGAGCCTTTGTTCTATGAAACATTCCGCGACTGCGGTCGTATGCAGGACCTGGTTGAAAAAGTACCCGTACGTGTTATCCTCAACGATAAAACAGCATTGTATGGCGCCGCTTTTTATGGCGCCTACGCATGGCAATAA
- a CDS encoding LIC11966 family surface protein, translating to MKKMIMKHYFFLLMLLSLVAAMPATAQTEDPVKYLSAIYAPQQEMNKTYMAYVSAMAHSKRAKKIEKMRMQTLEGIEKCRYKTIDIPFYKGDNALRKSSLDYIQLCYKLFNDDYAHIVNMDEIAEQSFDEMQAYLLLQEKTEEKLQQASKNMSDAVDSFAAKYHVQLVEGQKDELSIKMAKAGEVNKYHNKVYLLFFKCNWQDGQLTNAFNKKKLTEIEQSRNALSAFANEGLAVLDTLKNLEGDPALAGACKNALQFYKKSAEEATQLADFLLKEEAFEKLQKSFEAKSAKDRTKEDVDAYNKAVGELNAAADKFNKTNTALNNGRNQVIQQWNETERSFVDAHMPHY from the coding sequence ATGAAAAAGATGATCATGAAACATTACTTCTTTCTGCTTATGTTGCTCTCGCTTGTGGCTGCAATGCCCGCTACAGCGCAAACTGAGGACCCGGTAAAATACCTCTCCGCTATTTATGCACCGCAACAGGAAATGAACAAAACTTACATGGCCTATGTAAGCGCTATGGCTCATAGTAAAAGGGCAAAGAAAATTGAGAAAATGCGCATGCAAACACTTGAGGGAATAGAAAAATGCAGGTATAAAACCATCGACATCCCCTTCTATAAAGGTGATAACGCTTTGCGGAAAAGCAGCCTCGATTATATCCAGCTTTGTTATAAACTGTTTAACGACGACTACGCCCATATTGTGAATATGGATGAAATTGCGGAACAGTCGTTCGATGAAATGCAGGCCTATCTGTTGTTACAGGAAAAAACGGAAGAAAAGCTGCAGCAGGCCAGTAAAAATATGTCTGATGCTGTAGACAGCTTTGCTGCAAAATATCATGTCCAACTTGTTGAAGGACAAAAAGATGAATTGTCTATTAAAATGGCCAAAGCCGGAGAGGTAAACAAGTATCATAATAAAGTATACTTGTTGTTCTTTAAATGTAACTGGCAGGATGGCCAGCTTACCAACGCATTTAATAAAAAGAAATTAACTGAAATTGAACAATCAAGGAATGCGCTGTCTGCTTTTGCAAATGAAGGGCTGGCGGTGCTGGATACTCTAAAAAACCTTGAGGGCGATCCTGCTCTCGCGGGAGCCTGTAAAAACGCACTCCAGTTTTATAAAAAGTCAGCGGAAGAGGCGACACAGCTGGCCGATTTCCTGCTGAAAGAGGAAGCGTTTGAAAAATTGCAGAAGTCGTTTGAGGCAAAATCTGCAAAAGACAGAACCAAAGAAGACGTCGATGCCTATAACAAAGCAGTAGGTGAACTTAATGCCGCTGCAGACAAGTTCAATAAAACAAATACTGCGCTCAATAATGGCCGTAACCAGGTCATCCAACAGTGGAATGAAACCGAGAGAAGTTTCGTAGATGCGCATATGCCACATTATTAA